The Ensifer adhaerens genome contains a region encoding:
- a CDS encoding LysR family transcriptional regulator, with protein MDIVSALRTFLRVAETGSFSAAAVDLGLTQPAVSRQVSALEEHLNTRLLHRTTNALALTAEGEHMIPMALKVVEAVDALNEASGGETALATGRVRLTLPAPLGLYLIDRLAAFLRRHPGLSVELIFREDPSDIVGEGIDLEVRLGPVSDSSLMCRRIGWTTAFLVAAPSYLEHRGAPRTPDDISGHECICYSRAGDGRSWTFSDGSDDIFVRIAPRLVANNAVAVHRAVLAGSGLAILSHILACPDIEAGKLVDVMPDFPPARLPISVVYPSRRNMPMRVRTVLDFLVEAVKEDPLMASVA; from the coding sequence ATGGACATCGTCTCTGCGCTCAGAACCTTCCTGCGCGTGGCAGAGACGGGCTCGTTCTCCGCTGCAGCCGTCGATCTCGGCCTGACGCAGCCGGCAGTCTCCCGACAGGTGTCAGCGTTGGAGGAGCACCTGAACACGCGCCTTCTCCATCGAACGACAAATGCGCTGGCGCTGACCGCCGAGGGCGAGCACATGATCCCGATGGCGCTCAAGGTGGTCGAAGCGGTCGATGCACTTAACGAGGCTTCCGGCGGTGAGACCGCCTTGGCGACGGGCCGCGTGCGGCTCACTCTGCCCGCACCTCTCGGTCTCTATTTGATCGATCGGCTCGCCGCCTTTCTCAGGCGTCATCCCGGCCTGTCGGTCGAGTTGATCTTCCGCGAAGATCCGTCGGACATCGTCGGCGAAGGTATCGATCTCGAAGTGCGCCTCGGCCCGGTGTCGGACAGCAGCCTGATGTGCCGGCGCATCGGCTGGACGACCGCCTTTCTCGTTGCCGCACCGAGCTACCTTGAACACCGGGGCGCGCCCAGGACACCCGACGATATCAGCGGCCACGAATGTATCTGTTACAGTCGCGCTGGTGACGGACGCTCCTGGACCTTTTCCGATGGTTCCGACGACATCTTCGTGCGCATTGCGCCGCGTCTTGTCGCCAACAACGCTGTGGCGGTGCACCGCGCGGTGCTTGCGGGAAGCGGTTTGGCGATCCTGTCGCACATCCTTGCCTGCCCCGATATCGAGGCGGGGAAGCTGGTGGATGTGATGCCGGATTTTCCCCCGGCACGGCTGCCGATCAGCGTCGTCTATCCCTCGCGCCGAAACATGCCGATGCGCGTCCGTACCGTTCTCGATTTCCTTGTCGAAGCCGTGAAGGAAGATCCGTTGATGGCGTCCGTCGCCTGA
- a CDS encoding Lrp/AsnC family transcriptional regulator translates to MPVILTPADVKILNALQNDGRLSNQALSEEVGMSTSPCWRRVRQLEDDGVIQGYMAVLNRREIGLGVLAFIRVKIDSHTEAEADAFADEVMKLDSVVACYSIAGDADFLLQVVSADLDSYSDFAMKVVRRLPCIKEMQTTFVLKEIKAFSGLPLRASADQR, encoded by the coding sequence GTGCCCGTGATCTTGACGCCCGCCGATGTGAAGATTTTGAACGCGCTGCAGAATGACGGGCGCCTGAGCAATCAGGCGCTTTCGGAGGAGGTCGGCATGTCGACCTCGCCCTGCTGGCGGCGCGTGCGCCAGCTTGAGGACGACGGTGTCATCCAGGGCTACATGGCCGTCCTGAACCGGCGGGAGATCGGTTTGGGAGTGCTCGCCTTTATCCGGGTGAAGATCGACAGCCACACGGAGGCGGAAGCCGATGCTTTCGCCGACGAAGTGATGAAGCTCGACAGCGTCGTCGCCTGCTACAGCATAGCCGGTGACGCGGACTTCCTGCTCCAGGTCGTCTCGGCCGACCTCGACTCGTATTCGGATTTCGCGATGAAGGTCGTCAGGCGGCTGCCTTGTATCAAGGAGATGCAGACGACCTTTGTACTGAAGGAGATCAAAGCCTTCAGTGGCCTGCCGCTGCGCGCCTCGGCCGATCAACGATAA
- a CDS encoding GGDEF domain-containing protein, whose product MDILHTPTIMLSSFATLVIFAVFFGLAWRQERKSLELLLWSLAFSVGAMGFVLLTLRGDGYDFVTISLGNALAVLALAMIWLGLRAFDNQPLKIVSALLGPILWIAVTYFSDFVRESVTSRIVLYSVLIFAYSALIALEIFRSENFRRLPSSYIVAFVFATHGVLYLARIPLIVLWPLAGNTAAGTAQPLWYQFLTFELFLHSLAGGFAFFALVKERTQQRYKLASETDALTGVPNRRAFLTRLDAHLAAGSVTGALLYLDIDHFKAINDRFGHAAGDQVLVEFAEIVSRAVPAGAFVARIGGEEFSACLPHADRPSAIAIAETIRASLEGRRLGTAKGVLSATVSIGVAFIDGYEDSHALISAADAALYAAKTAGRNAVWSIETTGAPRFAAGTTGGDMPAAALFSLKSSRGGSAPRSPNAS is encoded by the coding sequence GTGGACATCCTGCATACTCCGACGATCATGCTCAGTTCGTTCGCGACGCTGGTGATCTTCGCCGTTTTCTTCGGCCTCGCCTGGCGGCAGGAGCGCAAGAGTCTCGAACTGCTTCTGTGGTCCTTGGCCTTTTCCGTCGGCGCGATGGGCTTCGTCCTGCTGACGCTGCGCGGCGACGGCTACGACTTCGTCACCATTTCGCTCGGCAACGCGCTCGCGGTGCTGGCCCTCGCGATGATCTGGCTCGGCCTGCGCGCCTTCGACAACCAGCCGCTGAAGATCGTCTCTGCCCTCCTCGGCCCGATCCTCTGGATCGCTGTGACTTACTTCTCGGATTTCGTCCGCGAAAGCGTCACCAGCAGGATCGTTCTCTACTCGGTCCTGATCTTCGCCTACTCGGCCTTGATTGCGCTTGAGATCTTCCGATCGGAGAATTTCCGCAGGCTGCCGAGTTCCTACATCGTCGCCTTCGTTTTTGCCACGCATGGCGTGCTTTACCTCGCCCGCATTCCGCTGATCGTGCTATGGCCGCTCGCCGGCAATACGGCGGCGGGAACGGCACAGCCGCTCTGGTATCAGTTCCTGACCTTCGAGCTGTTTCTTCACAGCCTCGCCGGCGGTTTCGCCTTCTTCGCCCTGGTGAAGGAGCGGACGCAACAGCGCTACAAGCTCGCCTCCGAAACTGATGCGTTGACGGGCGTTCCGAACCGTCGCGCATTCCTCACGCGGCTTGACGCCCATCTCGCCGCGGGTTCGGTGACAGGGGCGCTGCTCTATCTCGACATCGACCACTTCAAGGCCATCAACGATCGCTTTGGGCATGCGGCCGGAGACCAGGTGCTGGTCGAGTTTGCCGAGATCGTCTCCAGGGCTGTGCCCGCTGGCGCTTTCGTCGCACGGATCGGCGGAGAGGAATTCTCTGCCTGCCTGCCGCACGCGGACCGTCCAAGCGCGATCGCCATCGCCGAAACTATCCGCGCCTCGCTCGAAGGGCGCCGGCTTGGCACGGCCAAGGGCGTGCTGTCTGCGACCGTCAGCATCGGCGTCGCTTTCATCGATGGCTATGAGGATTCACACGCGCTCATTTCGGCGGCCGATGCAGCGCTCTATGCGGCGAAAACAGCCGGCCGAAACGCCGTGTGGTCGATAGAGACAACCGGTGCACCTCGGTTCGCCGCCGGGACTACCGGCGGCGACATGCCAGCAGCGGCGCTGTTTTCGCTGAAATCCTCAAGGGGTGGCTCTGCGCCAAGGTCGCCGAACGCCTCCTGA
- a CDS encoding SDR family oxidoreductase, whose translation MKIVIIGGTGLIGSKTVERLRKQGHDVVAASPNTGVNTITGEGLAEALSGCEVVIDLANSPSFEDKAVLEFFEVSGRNLLAAEKAAGVGHHIALSVVGTERLQESGYFRGKLAQEKLIKAGGIPYTIVHSTQFMEFLGGIAQSGTVGDTVHLSPAYVQPIASDDVADAMAVVALAAPVNGTIEIAGPERSRLSDLVARYLKASGDNRKVEPDREARYFGALLEDGSLVSDNNPRLGRITFEQWFATAPRK comes from the coding sequence ATGAAAATCGTCATCATCGGCGGAACGGGCCTGATCGGCTCCAAGACGGTCGAACGCCTGCGCAAGCAGGGCCATGACGTGGTCGCCGCCTCTCCCAATACCGGCGTGAACACCATCACCGGCGAAGGGCTCGCCGAGGCACTTTCCGGTTGCGAGGTCGTTATCGACCTCGCCAACTCGCCCTCCTTCGAGGACAAGGCGGTGCTCGAGTTCTTCGAGGTCTCCGGCCGCAACCTGCTTGCGGCGGAAAAGGCTGCCGGCGTCGGACATCATATTGCTCTCTCGGTGGTCGGGACCGAACGACTGCAGGAAAGCGGTTACTTCCGCGGCAAGCTCGCGCAGGAAAAGCTGATCAAGGCCGGCGGCATTCCCTATACGATCGTGCATTCGACCCAGTTCATGGAGTTCCTGGGCGGCATCGCCCAGTCCGGGACTGTTGGTGACACCGTGCACCTCTCGCCGGCCTATGTGCAGCCGATTGCGTCCGATGACGTCGCCGACGCCATGGCCGTGGTCGCCCTTGCCGCTCCGGTCAACGGCACGATCGAGATTGCAGGTCCGGAGCGCTCGCGCCTCAGTGACCTCGTCGCCCGCTATCTCAAGGCCAGCGGTGACAATCGCAAGGTCGAACCCGATCGGGAGGCGCGCTACTTCGGCGCCCTCCTGGAGGATGGGTCGCTCGTCTCCGACAACAACCCGCGTCTCGGCCGGATCACGTTCGAGCAGTGGTTCGCCACGGCTCCTCGCAAGTGA
- a CDS encoding DUF2000 domain-containing protein — MTIVLQDIRLAIIVNPDLPPGHLANTIAAISIGIGSAMPDLGNCRLTDSRQNTIDISSNRPVPILQADSRTIGALLLKALPKEEDRIVVPFPAFARSLHSYADYEAQFPERDLSDETIDGVGLAGAAKWVKSLTGSLRLLR, encoded by the coding sequence ATGACCATCGTGCTTCAGGACATCCGCCTCGCCATCATCGTCAATCCGGACCTGCCACCGGGCCATCTCGCCAACACCATCGCCGCGATTTCCATCGGCATAGGCTCGGCGATGCCCGACCTTGGCAACTGCAGACTGACGGACAGCAGGCAGAATACGATCGACATCAGTTCCAACCGGCCAGTCCCGATCCTCCAGGCAGACAGCCGAACGATCGGCGCACTGCTTCTAAAGGCTCTGCCGAAAGAGGAAGACCGCATCGTCGTGCCCTTTCCGGCTTTCGCGCGCTCGCTGCACAGCTATGCGGACTACGAAGCACAGTTCCCGGAGCGTGATCTGTCAGACGAAACGATCGACGGTGTCGGACTTGCCGGCGCCGCCAAATGGGTGAAGTCGCTGACGGGATCTCTGAGACTGTTGCGGTGA
- the ycaC gene encoding isochorismate family cysteine hydrolase YcaC: MTKPYVRLNKDDVAVLLVDHQTGLLSLVRDFDPDKFKNNVLALGDLAKYFKLPTILTTSFEDGPNGPLVPELKDLFPNAPFIPRPGQINAWDNEDFVKAVKATGKKQLLIAGVVTEVCVAFPALSAIEEGFEVFVVTDASGTFNEVTRDSALSRMTAAGVQLMTWFGVACELHRDWRNDIEGLGTLFSNHIPDYRNLITSYNTMAARK; encoded by the coding sequence ATGACCAAGCCCTACGTACGTCTCAACAAGGATGATGTTGCCGTCCTGCTCGTCGACCATCAGACCGGCCTGCTGTCGTTGGTACGCGATTTCGATCCGGACAAATTCAAGAACAACGTGCTCGCACTCGGCGACCTCGCCAAGTACTTCAAGCTGCCGACGATCCTGACGACGAGCTTTGAAGATGGTCCGAACGGCCCGCTGGTGCCGGAGTTGAAGGACCTGTTTCCCAATGCGCCCTTCATTCCCCGTCCGGGGCAGATCAATGCCTGGGACAACGAGGACTTCGTCAAGGCGGTGAAGGCCACCGGCAAGAAGCAACTGTTGATCGCCGGCGTGGTGACCGAAGTCTGCGTGGCTTTTCCGGCGCTCTCGGCGATCGAAGAAGGGTTTGAAGTCTTCGTGGTTACCGATGCCTCCGGCACCTTCAACGAGGTGACCCGCGATTCGGCCTTGTCGCGCATGACCGCCGCCGGCGTTCAGCTCATGACCTGGTTCGGCGTTGCCTGCGAATTGCACCGGGATTGGCGCAACGACATCGAGGGGCTCGGCACGCTGTTCTCGAACCATATTCCCGACTACCGCAACCTCATCACCAGCTACAACACCATGGCGGCGCGCAAGTAA
- a CDS encoding response regulator transcription factor, producing the protein MSISSGTPCRKDRTPTGIVIEHQTLVRSVIVAVLEYELSGWNFIDMVSTDSLDQALGYDVRLIVLDLSARNDGGCILHAELAEIRKRFPDVPVAVLSDTDDRTTAADVLKLGVRGFFTTSLRIELALAGLRLVLAGGVFCPDPLAALTDCAAAARHSERVQISAYRSEFALADFTPREADVLAELRCGSSNKVIAGKLNLSDHTVKMHLQHIMRKLQVQNRTEVVALLADRGTAGNGQGAATNGSSVVSVMSFRASR; encoded by the coding sequence ATGTCCATCAGTTCAGGAACGCCGTGCCGCAAGGACCGTACGCCGACCGGGATCGTGATAGAACACCAGACGCTGGTGCGCAGCGTCATCGTTGCCGTTCTCGAATACGAACTCTCCGGTTGGAATTTTATCGATATGGTCTCGACCGACAGCCTGGACCAGGCACTCGGCTACGACGTGCGTTTAATCGTGCTGGACCTGAGCGCTCGAAACGACGGCGGGTGCATTTTGCATGCCGAGCTCGCGGAAATCCGCAAGCGCTTTCCGGACGTGCCGGTTGCCGTGCTCTCGGACACGGACGACAGGACGACCGCTGCCGATGTCCTCAAGCTTGGGGTTCGTGGCTTCTTCACGACCTCCTTGCGGATCGAGCTGGCGCTTGCCGGTCTGCGGCTGGTCCTTGCCGGTGGTGTCTTCTGTCCCGACCCGCTTGCCGCGCTCACCGATTGTGCCGCCGCCGCCCGTCATAGCGAAAGGGTGCAGATCAGCGCCTATCGAAGCGAGTTTGCGCTCGCCGACTTCACGCCGCGCGAAGCGGATGTGCTCGCAGAATTGCGCTGCGGCTCTTCGAACAAGGTGATCGCCGGAAAGCTCAATCTTTCCGACCATACGGTGAAAATGCATCTGCAGCACATCATGCGCAAATTGCAGGTGCAGAACCGCACCGAGGTCGTCGCCTTGCTTGCTGACCGGGGAACCGCGGGCAATGGTCAGGGCGCCGCCACCAACGGCAGCAGCGTCGTCAGCGTGATGTCTTTTCGAGCATCTCGCTGA
- a CDS encoding transposase codes for MGKRKFNDDEVLEILKEHQYGATVADVCHRHGISQPTFYRWQSLQSRGPNFDAERVKALEVENQKLKRLLAEAMLTAATLSEMLEKTSR; via the coding sequence ATGGGCAAACGCAAGTTCAATGATGATGAAGTCCTGGAGATTCTGAAGGAGCATCAGTACGGTGCGACCGTCGCCGATGTCTGCCATCGGCATGGCATCAGCCAGCCGACTTTCTATCGCTGGCAATCACTGCAAAGCAGGGGCCCCAACTTCGATGCCGAGCGCGTAAAGGCGCTGGAAGTGGAAAATCAGAAGCTGAAGAGGCTGCTGGCCGAGGCCATGCTGACGGCGGCCACCCTCAGCGAGATGCTCGAAAAGACATCACGCTGA
- a CDS encoding cupin domain-containing protein: protein MIKPTLSALAVAATLFGTAAAGETSKVTLVYQHELPNVPGKSIKGVLVEYGPGGSSEAHTHPSTAFIYATVLEGSILSQVNDGPVKEYKAGENFSEMPGDRHGVSANGSKTKPAKLLAVFVVDTAQKELTYPMK, encoded by the coding sequence ATGATCAAGCCCACACTGTCTGCGCTTGCGGTAGCAGCAACTCTGTTCGGTACGGCTGCAGCCGGCGAAACCTCCAAGGTCACGCTCGTCTACCAGCACGAACTGCCGAATGTTCCCGGCAAGAGCATCAAGGGCGTACTGGTGGAATACGGACCGGGCGGCTCCTCGGAAGCCCACACGCATCCAAGCACGGCGTTCATCTACGCAACGGTGCTCGAAGGCTCGATCCTCAGCCAGGTCAATGATGGTCCAGTGAAGGAATACAAGGCCGGCGAGAATTTCTCCGAGATGCCAGGCGACCGACACGGTGTCAGTGCGAACGGCAGCAAGACGAAACCTGCCAAGCTGCTGGCGGTCTTTGTCGTCGACACCGCCCAAAAGGAACTGACTTATCCCATGAAGTAG
- a CDS encoding HlyD family type I secretion periplasmic adaptor subunit — MELIKSDPARRGPEIEGYACDAKGLAGTQPSTSVTNRFPVTLAEASPMSRLRHVAWTGNLLIGVFVVGLGIWSVLAPLSSAAIASGVVETEANRKTIQHLEGGIVRRILVRNGDAVSAGQVLIKLDDTKPRSERDSLRGQLWDAEARQARLTAEQEGAGHVAFPADLVEQAGNYRVIHDILDGQQNIFDARRQVMQSEIVITQQKIKEVLEEVAGLSAQKASLIERSAISRQELETVSALTEKGLERKSRALILAREKADIRGQIGEVSARISRAHQVISESQSYIVKLRSDRLNEVALTLRDTENQLAQLRERLNAIDDQLARTEIRAPDDGVIMDLRVHTTGGVIGAGEPLAELVPDAGALVVAARVKPEDIAQVHAGLEAQVHLIPYNQRRVPLLKGTVAYVSADHLVDRLTGHTYYAATIRVTDERLGQMPGVEMVPGMPVRAMIETGTSSVALYALRPLIDSFNTAFREN; from the coding sequence GCACCCAGCCATCCACGTCGGTCACCAACCGCTTTCCGGTGACCCTTGCCGAAGCCTCGCCGATGTCGCGGCTGCGGCATGTGGCCTGGACCGGAAACCTGCTGATCGGCGTCTTCGTCGTTGGTTTGGGGATCTGGTCGGTTCTCGCCCCGCTCAGTAGCGCCGCGATTGCGTCCGGCGTCGTCGAGACCGAGGCGAACCGCAAGACGATCCAGCATCTCGAAGGCGGAATAGTGAGGCGGATCCTCGTGCGCAACGGCGATGCCGTGTCCGCCGGCCAGGTACTGATCAAGCTCGACGATACGAAGCCGCGTTCGGAACGGGACAGCCTGCGCGGGCAACTCTGGGATGCCGAGGCACGACAGGCGCGGCTCACCGCCGAACAGGAAGGGGCGGGCCACGTCGCCTTTCCCGCGGATCTCGTCGAGCAAGCCGGCAACTACCGCGTAATTCATGACATTCTCGACGGCCAGCAGAACATATTCGATGCACGGCGCCAGGTGATGCAGTCCGAAATCGTGATCACGCAGCAGAAGATCAAGGAAGTGCTGGAGGAAGTTGCCGGGCTCAGCGCCCAGAAGGCGTCGCTGATCGAGAGGAGCGCGATCTCACGCCAGGAGCTCGAGACGGTTTCCGCGCTCACCGAGAAGGGTCTCGAACGGAAGAGCCGGGCTCTCATCCTGGCACGCGAAAAGGCAGACATCCGCGGTCAGATCGGTGAAGTCTCCGCACGCATATCCCGCGCCCACCAGGTCATCAGCGAATCGCAGTCCTACATCGTGAAGCTGCGCAGCGACCGTCTGAACGAAGTGGCGCTCACGCTGCGGGACACAGAAAACCAGCTGGCGCAACTGCGTGAGCGTTTGAACGCCATCGATGATCAATTGGCGAGAACCGAGATCCGGGCGCCCGACGACGGGGTGATCATGGACCTGCGTGTCCATACGACAGGCGGCGTCATCGGCGCCGGCGAACCTCTGGCCGAACTCGTGCCGGACGCCGGCGCACTGGTTGTGGCAGCGCGGGTGAAGCCGGAAGACATCGCCCAGGTCCATGCCGGTCTCGAGGCTCAGGTTCATCTCATTCCTTACAACCAGCGACGGGTTCCGCTGTTGAAGGGCACGGTCGCCTATGTGTCCGCCGATCATCTGGTCGACCGGCTAACCGGCCACACCTACTACGCGGCGACGATCCGCGTTACCGACGAGCGACTGGGCCAGATGCCGGGCGTGGAGATGGTGCCGGGCATGCCCGTGAGGGCCATGATAGAGACCGGTACGAGCAGCGTGGCGCTTTACGCGTTGCGCCCATTGATTGACAGTTTCAACACCGCATTTCGCGAGAACTGA
- a CDS encoding carboxymuconolactone decarboxylase family protein: protein MTQRLNYAQQSPEFVKKLSDLSFSLKDGVIEQKIRDLVNIRASQINGCAFCLDMHVKEAKIHGESELRLYHVAIWRESNLFIPRERAALAWTEAVTKLPEGGIPDELYERVRGQLSEKEISDLTFAISVINAWNRISVAFKNVPGSADKLYGLDKAGLN, encoded by the coding sequence ATGACACAGCGTCTCAACTACGCCCAGCAGTCACCCGAATTCGTGAAGAAGCTCTCCGACCTCAGCTTCAGCCTGAAGGACGGCGTCATCGAGCAGAAGATCCGGGATCTCGTGAACATTCGGGCCTCGCAGATCAACGGCTGCGCCTTCTGCCTCGACATGCATGTGAAAGAAGCGAAGATCCACGGCGAGAGCGAATTGCGCCTCTACCACGTCGCGATCTGGCGTGAATCGAACCTCTTCATCCCGCGGGAACGCGCGGCACTCGCCTGGACCGAGGCGGTTACGAAGCTGCCCGAAGGCGGCATCCCGGACGAACTCTACGAGCGCGTGCGCGGCCAGCTTTCGGAGAAGGAAATCTCCGACCTGACCTTCGCCATCTCCGTCATCAACGCCTGGAACCGTATCAGCGTCGCCTTCAAGAACGTGCCCGGTTCGGCCGACAAACTCTATGGTTTGGACAAGGCCGGACTGAACTAA
- a CDS encoding methylated-DNA--[protein]-cysteine S-methyltransferase, with translation MGQAGHRYFIFETAAGFCGIAWNDVGITRFQLPTRAAEATERLLLKRLPSADPCHATTEIREAVQAVQCYFDGKEVDFTGFAVDLDGQDELFRRIYAATRQLRWGQTTTYGALAKELGAGPEAARDVGQAMAKNPVSLIIPCHRVLAAGGKIGGFSAPGGSTTKTRMLELEGVHLGLPPEPKQQSFGF, from the coding sequence ATGGGCCAGGCAGGACATCGCTATTTCATCTTCGAGACCGCGGCCGGGTTTTGCGGCATCGCCTGGAACGATGTTGGCATCACGCGCTTCCAACTGCCGACCCGCGCGGCTGAGGCAACCGAGCGGCTCTTGCTGAAGCGTCTGCCGTCTGCCGATCCTTGCCACGCGACGACCGAAATTCGCGAAGCGGTGCAAGCCGTCCAATGCTACTTCGATGGCAAGGAGGTTGATTTCACTGGATTTGCGGTCGATCTGGACGGGCAGGACGAGCTTTTCCGGCGCATCTATGCCGCGACCCGCCAGTTGCGCTGGGGGCAGACGACGACATATGGCGCGCTGGCAAAGGAACTGGGTGCAGGCCCGGAAGCCGCGCGCGACGTCGGCCAGGCGATGGCCAAGAACCCGGTGTCCCTGATCATCCCCTGTCACCGGGTACTTGCCGCCGGCGGCAAGATCGGTGGGTTCTCGGCGCCTGGCGGTTCCACCACCAAGACCCGCATGCTGGAACTGGAAGGTGTGCATCTGGGGCTACCGCCCGAACCCAAGCAACAGTCCTTCGGTTTCTAA
- a CDS encoding MFS transporter: MTRQRLIMLIFFLQPIAFGAWLPRIPDVQQRLGLGPAELAIALLGMPVGILLMLPFAGRLVARIGGRATILYGFVVFLALVWLPTWASSIEALFVTLAIVGAALTTLELGLNVEADAIEKHSGQLIMSTCHGFWSLGIMAGSLIGVGFAALHVAPEWAIPMAAAVMLPISVFFARKLPLLQSAEAKGGDAAPSRGKLPSLALLGVCFFVFGITMTEGAVADWSAVFLRDVFGLSSASAGFGYSIFAFMVAAGRFAGDRLKASYGPVTVARACGIASIAGLLLVVVSPAAWAALLGFAAMGFGVSVGFPLAVTAAADQKDRPAAASVAILSFIALLGFLLGPPLIGLIAEHSDMRFGLAVLVPFLAVSLLLTGRLKPATRASAQDAQQAASRA; the protein is encoded by the coding sequence ATGACCCGTCAACGGCTCATCATGCTGATCTTCTTTCTTCAGCCGATCGCTTTCGGAGCATGGCTGCCGCGCATTCCCGATGTGCAGCAAAGGCTCGGCCTCGGCCCGGCGGAGTTGGCGATCGCATTGCTCGGCATGCCCGTCGGCATTTTGCTGATGCTGCCCTTTGCCGGACGCCTTGTTGCCCGGATCGGCGGCCGTGCCACCATCCTCTACGGTTTCGTCGTGTTTCTGGCACTCGTCTGGCTGCCGACATGGGCCTCGAGCATCGAGGCGCTCTTCGTGACGCTTGCCATCGTCGGCGCGGCCCTGACGACACTTGAGCTCGGCCTCAATGTCGAGGCCGACGCGATCGAGAAGCATTCCGGACAGTTGATCATGAGCACCTGTCACGGTTTCTGGAGCCTCGGGATCATGGCCGGCAGCCTGATCGGCGTCGGTTTCGCCGCTCTCCATGTGGCGCCGGAATGGGCGATACCGATGGCTGCCGCAGTCATGCTGCCGATCAGCGTCTTCTTCGCCAGGAAGCTGCCGCTGCTGCAATCCGCTGAGGCAAAGGGCGGGGACGCCGCCCCGTCCAGGGGCAAGCTCCCGAGCCTTGCGCTGCTCGGCGTCTGCTTCTTCGTCTTCGGCATCACCATGACCGAGGGTGCCGTGGCCGACTGGTCGGCCGTTTTCCTGCGCGACGTCTTCGGTCTCTCCAGCGCCAGCGCTGGATTCGGCTACTCGATTTTCGCCTTCATGGTGGCAGCCGGCCGCTTCGCCGGCGACCGCTTGAAGGCAAGCTACGGGCCGGTCACGGTTGCGCGCGCCTGCGGCATCGCCAGCATTGCCGGCTTGCTTCTGGTGGTCGTCAGCCCCGCGGCCTGGGCCGCACTGCTCGGCTTTGCCGCCATGGGCTTCGGGGTGTCTGTCGGCTTCCCGCTCGCCGTCACTGCGGCCGCCGACCAGAAGGACAGGCCGGCCGCAGCCAGCGTCGCCATTCTCTCCTTCATCGCGCTCCTCGGCTTCCTGCTCGGTCCGCCGCTGATCGGCCTGATCGCCGAACACAGCGACATGCGCTTCGGCCTCGCCGTGCTCGTACCCTTCCTCGCCGTCAGCCTGCTTTTGACCGGCCGTTTGAAGCCGGCCACCCGCGCGAGCGCGCAAGACGCCCAGCAAGCAGCGAGCCGCGCGTAA
- a CDS encoding RrF2 family transcriptional regulator yields the protein MILKSQVEWALHCCAILAGLPEGRYLSTKALAEFHGLPKEYLSKALQSLSQAGLVHTTLGPSGGYRLAKAPAELTFLDIVEAVEGKSRTFVCTNIRANNPCRAPGYCESSPCAVARIMWEADEAWREKLRSVRLSDLIEILAKEIPADLMKRTVGWVLERAG from the coding sequence ATGATCCTCAAAAGCCAAGTCGAATGGGCGTTGCACTGTTGTGCCATACTCGCCGGCCTGCCTGAAGGCCGGTACCTCTCAACCAAGGCGCTGGCGGAGTTCCATGGGCTTCCCAAGGAGTATCTGTCGAAGGCGCTGCAGAGCCTTTCGCAGGCAGGGCTCGTCCACACGACCCTCGGTCCATCTGGCGGATACCGGCTGGCAAAGGCGCCGGCCGAGCTGACGTTTCTCGATATCGTCGAAGCGGTCGAAGGCAAATCGAGGACCTTCGTCTGCACCAACATCAGGGCCAACAATCCCTGTCGCGCACCGGGCTATTGCGAAAGCTCGCCCTGCGCGGTGGCGCGGATCATGTGGGAGGCCGACGAGGCCTGGCGCGAAAAGCTGCGCAGCGTCCGCTTGTCCGACCTGATCGAGATTCTGGCAAAGGAAATTCCCGCAGACCTGATGAAGCGTACGGTCGGCTGGGTGCTAGAACGCGCCGGATGA